Below is a window of Cryobacterium sp. PAMC25264 DNA.
GTCGATCGCGAGCTGAGGGTGCGCTCGCCCCGAGATGAGCACCAATTTCTTCTCGCCGCTGCTCTTGATTCCAGGCACCTAGTCTCCGCTCTGTGACGCGGCTGTCGCCGCGTCTGTTCCCGGCCGGTTGGTCTCTACCCAACCGACCATATTTCTCTGCGGAGCCACGTTGATGGACAGGGCACCAGCCGGCACGTCCTTGCGGACCACCGTTCCTGCGCCCGTGTAGGCTCCGTCACCGATTCTAATCGGCGCCACGAACACGTTGTGCGATCCGGTGCGCACATGCGACCCGATCACGGACGGGTTCTTGTTCACGCCGTCGTAGTTGGCGAAGATCGTGCCGGCTCCGATGTTGGAGTGCACGCCGATCGTCGCGTCGCCGACGTAGCTCAGGTGCGGCACCTTGCTGCCCTCGCCGATGACCGCGTTCTTGGTCTCGACGAAGGTGCCGATCTTGCCGTCGGCGCCGAGCCAGGTGCCGGGTCGCAGGTAGGAGAACGGGCCGACGGTGGCACCGGCTCCGATCACCGCGAGCGTCGCGTCGCTCCGCTTGACGGTGGCGCCCTCGCCGATCTCGCAGTCCAGCAGCGTGCTGTCCGGGCCGATGATCGCGCCGGTGGCCACCGTTGTGGAGCCCAGGATCTGGGTGCCGGGGAGTACCGTGACGTCGCTGGCCAGGGTCGCCTTGAGGTCGATCCAGGTGGTGGCCGGGTCCTGCACGGTCACGCCGGCCAGCTGCCAGCCACGCACGATGACGGCGTTGAGCTTGGCGGCGGTGTCGCTGAGCTGGGCCCGGTCGTTGATGCCGGCGACCAGCCAGGCATCCGCGACGGGAACCGCGCGCACCTCTGAGCCGGCCGAGCGGAGCAGCCCGATCACATCGGTGAGGTACTTCTCGCCCTGCACGTTGTCGGTGGTGAGGCGGGCCAACTGGTCGCGCAGCTCGCCGAGCCCGAAGAGGTAGACGCCCGCGTTGATCTCGTCGACGGCGCGCTCGTCGTCGGTCGCGTCCTTGTGCTCAACGATCCGGTCGAAGGTGCCGTCTTCCGAGCGGATGATGCGGCCGTATCCGTTGACGTCGCCGGGGAAGGCGGAGAGGACGGTCGCCGCGGCGGCACGTTCCCGGTGCGCCTCGATGAAGTTGGCCAGAGTGGCCGCGTTCAGCAGCGGCACGTCCCCGCTGATCACGAGCACATCGCCGTCGAAGTCCGCCGGCAGCGCCGCGACGGCCTGCTCGACGGCGCGACCGGTTCCGGGAACCTCGTCCTGGTCGACGAGCAGGCTCTCGGGCAGGTCGAGCGCCACCAACTCGGCCAGGCGCTCCCGCTCGTGACGCAGCACCGTGACGACGTGTGCGGCATCCAATGCCCGTGCGGTCGCCAGCACATGGCTGATGATCGGCAGGCCGGCAAGCGGATGCATCAGCTTGGGCAAGCTGGACTTCATACGGGTGCCCTGCCCTGCGGCCAGGACGATGATGGCGAGGCGGGAATCGGTCACGTGGATCCTCTCAACTGTGTTCTCACACATGAGCTCCGCCGCCAGGACTCGAACCTAGACCTAACAGCTCCAAAGGCTGTCGTGCTGCCATTACACCACGGCGGATTGCGCCGGTGGGTGCCGGGCAACGGAGTCAAGTCTGCCAGATCCGCAGGCGCCTCGGCGTCATCCGCCGTATCCGGTGCCCGGAAAGCCGGATAATGGAGGGATGCCTGCGAATGACGAAGTCGACCGGATCGTTGATGCCTGGCTTCGCGAGCGCCCCGACCTGGATTTTGCGCCCCTGCAGGTCTTTTCCCGGGTAGCCAGGCTCAGCAAGCATCTGGACCGCGCGCGCCGCACTGCGTTCTCCCGGTCGGAGTTGGACTCCTGGGAATTCGACGTGCTCTCGGCCCTCCGACGGGCCGGCGCCCCGTACGAGCTGAGCCCCAAACTTCTGCTCCAGCAGACCCTGGTCTCCAGCGGCACGATGACCAACCGCATCGACCGGCTGGTCGAACGAGGTCTGGTCACCCGGCGCACCGACCCCAACGACGGCCGCGGCATCTTCGTGGGTATGACACCGGCCGGCCTCACCCGGTGGATGCCGCCATCACCCGGCTGGTCGACGCGGAGGCCGCCCTGTTGGCGAGCCTGCCCATCGCCGACCAGGAACGCCTCGCGGCGCTGCTGCGCCGGCTCAGCCTCGACTTCGACTAACGCCCCTGCGGGTCAGCGGCGCAGGGCCTTCCGGGCCAGCCAGTTGCCGAGGAACTGCACGAGCTGAACGAGCACGATGATCAGCAGCACGGCCGCCCACGTGACGATCGGGTTGTACTGCCGGTAGCCGTACAGCAGGGCGAAGGCGCCCAGTCCGCCACCGCCGACGTAGCCGGCCACCGCTGACATGTCCACGAGCGCCACGAAGATGAACGTGTAGCCGAGGATCAGGGGGCCGAGCGCCTCGGGAAGCAGCACCGTGAAGATGATGCGCACGGGACCGGCGCCCACGCTGCGGGCCGCTTCGATCACGCCGGGTGACACCGTGAGCAGGTTCTGTTCCACTATTCGACCCATGGCGAACGACGCGGCCAACGCGATGGTGAAGATGATCGCGTTGTTGCCGATTCCGGTGCCCACGACCGCTCGGGCCAGAGGCTGCGCCGCGGCGAGGAAGATGATGAAGGGAATGGGCCGCACCGTGTTGACCAGCACATTGAGCACAGCGAAGACCGGCCGGTTCGCCAGGATGCTGCCGGCTCGGCTGAGGTAGAGGCCGAGACCGATGAGCAGGCCGCCGAGACCGCCGAACAGCAGCGTGAACCCCACGATGTAGAGGGTCTCCCCCGCGGCTTTCCAGAACTCGGGCTGCAGGTCGATGAGGGAATCCATGGTCAGCGCACCTCGGTGACGGTCGTAAGCGCGCGGACACGGTCGAGCGCTGAGTCGATGGTCGCGTCATCGCCGGTCAGCGCGAGAGTGAGGTGCCCGAACGGGCGCCCCTGGATTTCGTTGATACCGCCGTAGACCACCTGGAACCCGACGCCGTCGCGGGACAGCTCGCCGAAGACCCGGGTCTGGTCCACCGCATCCGTGCGGAACGCGAGCGTCACGATCCGGCCGGTGTGCCGGGCGCGCAGCACGGCCAGCTCGGCCGCCGACGGCACTCCCTTCACGACGGTGGAGACGAACCGGGCCGATGCGGCCTGCTGCGGGTTGGAGAACACGTCGAACACGTCGCCGCGTTCGATGATCCGGCCCTGGTCCATCACGGCGACCTTGGTCGCCAGCGTCTGGATGACGTCCATCTCATGGGTGATGACGATGATGGTGACGCCGAACTCCTGGTTCACCCGTTTCAGCAGTTCGAGCACCTCGTGGGTGGTCTCCGGGTCGAGGGCGCTGGTGGCTTCGTCGGCCAACAGCAGGGCCGGCGATGTCGCCAGAGCGCGGGCGATTCCCACCCGCTGCTTCTGCCCACCGGATAGCTGGTCGGGGTAGGCCCCCGCCTTGTCGCCCAAACCCACGAAGTCGAGCATCTCGGCCACCCGCGCGGTGCGGGCGGCCTTGTCCCGGCCGGCGACCTCGAGCGGGTACTCCACGTTGCGCGCCACCGATCGGGAGTTCAGCAGGTTGAACTGCTGGAAGATCATGCCGATGCCGAGCCGAACCGGGCGGAGTTCCCGCTCGGGCAGGCCGGCGACATCCCGACCGTCGATGAGGATCTGCCCGGCGGTGGAGCGTTCGAGCACGTTCACCAGGCGCACCAGGGTGCTCTTGCCTGCGCCGGAGTAGCCGATGATGCCGTAGACGTCGCCCGCGTCGATGCGGAGGCTGACGTCGTCGATCGCCGTGACAAGCGGTGCGCCCTTGACGGTGGCCGGATACACCTTGCTCACGTTCTTCAATTCGACCAGGGGGGTTGGTACGGACATGCACGATCCTTCGGTTGGAACGGGAAAAGCCGGCCGGCCCGCTCTCAGCGGGGCCGGCCGGCCGGGTGGCGCCTACTTCTGAGCCGCGGTGTCCTTCTCGACCGTGGCCAGGGTGGACTGCAGGTCCGCAGCCGGTGTGGTCGCCAGCACGGCAGAACCTCCTGACACCTCGAGCACGCCGTCGGTGACGGCCTTGGTGTTCTGGTAGATCTCGACGAGCTTGGTGTAGGTCTCGTTATCCTTGTCCTCTGCGCGCGCGGCGAAGACGTTCACGTAGGGCAGCGCGGTGTCATCGGACGGGTCGTCCTTGACGAGCGCGTCATCGAAGGAGAGCCCGGCCTTCTCCACGAAGTCGTTGTTGACCACGGCCGCGGCCACGTCGGGCAGCGACGTGGCGGTGAGGGAGGGCTCGAGCGCCGTGACGGTGACCTTGGAGGCGTCGGTGTCGACGTCGTCGAGGGTGGAGAAGATCGTGCCGCCGTCCTTCAGCGTGATGAGGTCGGCGCTCTGCAGCAGCAGCAGCGCGCGGCCCAGGTTGCTGGAGTCGTTGGGCACGGCGACGGTGTCGCCCTTCTTGATGTCGGTCACGTCGGTGACCTTGCTCGAGTACAGGCCGAGCGGGTAGATGGCGGTGGCGCCGATGGGAGTGAGGTCTTCGCCGGCGGAGACGTTGTAGTCGGCCAGGAACGCCAGGTGCTGGAACTGGTTCAGGTCGATGTCACCGTTGGTCAGCGCCGGGTTGGGCTGGTTGTACTCGGCGAAGTCGACGATCTCCACGGTGATACCCTCGGCGGCGGCGGCCTCGGTGTAGTCGGCCCAGTACGGGTCGCTGGCCCCGACGACGCCGATCTTCACGGTCTCGTCGTCTCCGCCTCCGGCAGCACCGGCGCAACCGGCCAGCAGGGTCAGGCTGGCCCCGATGGCCAGGACGCTCAGGATGCCTCTTGTCGCACTGTTCTTTTTCACTCTGGTGATCTCCACGTCTCGGTCGCTGTGTCTGTGTGCGCCACGCACGACGAAGCGAAAGCTGGCACAGGGCATCCACGGGGTACTCGCGTGGGGAATCTGTGCCGCAACGTCGCGTGGCACTCTTCTACGGTAACCGCAGGACACTCGACGGCTGAACCGCGCGGACACACTTCGTCACAGATACTGCGACAAACGCCGCCCAGTCACAGGATCTGCGAGCTGGGCGGCGGTTCAGCGAACCGGGTCGCCGTGCGGGTGAAACAGGTGGATCACTTCTCGAGCAGGACCGACAGCTCTACCCACCGGGTCTCAAAGCCCGCGACGGCGTCCTCGGCCGTAGCGACCTCGGCCTGCAGCTTGCCCAGCCCCGTGTAGTCGCTCTGGTCGTGCGCGGCGAGCAGGTTGTGCAGTTCCGTGATCTTCGCCTGCTGCTTGGCCACCTTGCGGTCGATGGAGGCGAGCTCCTTCTGGGCGTTTCGCAGTTCGGCGCCGCCGAGAGCCGGCTTGCCGGAGCCCTTGACGTTGGCCGAGGTGGGCGAGGCGGCATCCGCCGTGAACGAACCGCCGGCGACCTGGCGCTTGCGCAGCTCCAGGTACTGGTCGACACCGCCGGGCAGGTGGTGGAACCCGCCGTCGGAGACCGCGTACTGGTTGTCGGTGACACGTTCGATGAGGTACCGGTCGTGCGAGACGACGAGCAGCGTGCCGGGGAAGGAGTCGAGCAGGTCTTCCATGGCCGCGAGCATGTCGGTGTCCAGGTCGTTGGTGGGCTCGTCGAGGATGAGCACGTTCGGCTCATCCAGCACGATCAGCAGCAGCTGCAGGCGACGCTTCTGCCCACCGGAGAGGTCCTTGACCTGGGTGGACAGCTGCGCGCTCATGAAGCCCATGCGCTCGAGCATCTGGCCGGGCGTGATCTCCTTGCCGCCGGCCATGTACGAGGTGCGCTGGCGGGCGATGACGTCGCTGACCCGATCGTTGCGGATATCGTCGAGCTCGAACAGCTGCTGGGTGAGCACGGCGACCTTGATGGTCTGACCGCGCTTGACCTTGCCGGTGTCGGGGGCAAGGGTGCCGGCCACCAGGTTGAGCAGGGTCGACTTGCCGGCACCGTTGACGCCGAGGATGCCGGTGCGCTCGCCCGGCGCGATCAGCCAGGTGATGTTGTTGAGCACGGTCTTCTCGCCGAAGCTCACGGAGACGTCGACGAGATCGACCACGTCCTTGCCGAGGCGCTGCATGGCCATCGACTGCATCGACACGGTGTCGCGGGGCGGCGGCTCGTTCTCGATCAGTTCGTTGGCGGCGTCGATGCGGAACTTGGGCTTGGCGGTGCGGGCCGGGGCTCCGCGGCGCAGCCACGCGAGCTCCTTCTTCATCAGGTTCTGGCGCTTGCCTTCCATCACCGCGCTCATCCGGTCGCGCTCGACGCGCTGCAGGATGTAGGCGGCGTAACCACCCTCGAACGGTTCGATCAGGCGGTCGTGCACCTCCCAGGTCATGTTGCAGACCTCGTCGAGGAACCACCTGTCGTGCGTGACGACCACGAGGCCGCCGGAGTTCTGGGCCCAGCGGTTCTTGAGGTGCCCGGCGAGCCAGGAGATGCCCTCCACGTCGAGGTGGTTGGTGGGCTCGTCGAGGAAGACCACGTCGTGGTCGCCGATGAGTACCTGGGCGAGGGCCACCCGGCGGCGCTG
It encodes the following:
- a CDS encoding methionine ABC transporter permease, translating into MDSLIDLQPEFWKAAGETLYIVGFTLLFGGLGGLLIGLGLYLSRAGSILANRPVFAVLNVLVNTVRPIPFIIFLAAAQPLARAVVGTGIGNNAIIFTIALAASFAMGRIVEQNLLTVSPGVIEAARSVGAGPVRIIFTVLLPEALGPLILGYTFIFVALVDMSAVAGYVGGGGLGAFALLYGYRQYNPIVTWAAVLLIIVLVQLVQFLGNWLARKALRR
- a CDS encoding ABC-F family ATP-binding cassette domain-containing protein, with amino-acid sequence MAHLLGAESLHLEFPTRVIFDSVTAGLNEGDRIGIVGRNGDGKSTLLRLLAGRMEPDSGRVTRRRGVTIGVLDQSDDLVNGQTVGHTIVGGIDEHVWAGDAKVRDVIAGLVRDIPWDTLVDDLSGGQRRRVALAQVLIGDHDVVFLDEPTNHLDVEGISWLAGHLKNRWAQNSGGLVVVTHDRWFLDEVCNMTWEVHDRLIEPFEGGYAAYILQRVERDRMSAVMEGKRQNLMKKELAWLRRGAPARTAKPKFRIDAANELIENEPPPRDTVSMQSMAMQRLGKDVVDLVDVSVSFGEKTVLNNITWLIAPGERTGILGVNGAGKSTLLNLVAGTLAPDTGKVKRGQTIKVAVLTQQLFELDDIRNDRVSDVIARQRTSYMAGGKEITPGQMLERMGFMSAQLSTQVKDLSGGQKRRLQLLLIVLDEPNVLILDEPTNDLDTDMLAAMEDLLDSFPGTLLVVSHDRYLIERVTDNQYAVSDGGFHHLPGGVDQYLELRKRQVAGGSFTADAASPTSANVKGSGKPALGGAELRNAQKELASIDRKVAKQQAKITELHNLLAAHDQSDYTGLGKLQAEVATAEDAVAGFETRWVELSVLLEK
- the glmU gene encoding bifunctional UDP-N-acetylglucosamine diphosphorylase/glucosamine-1-phosphate N-acetyltransferase GlmU — its product is MCENTVERIHVTDSRLAIIVLAAGQGTRMKSSLPKLMHPLAGLPIISHVLATARALDAAHVVTVLRHERERLAELVALDLPESLLVDQDEVPGTGRAVEQAVAALPADFDGDVLVISGDVPLLNAATLANFIEAHRERAAAATVLSAFPGDVNGYGRIIRSEDGTFDRIVEHKDATDDERAVDEINAGVYLFGLGELRDQLARLTTDNVQGEKYLTDVIGLLRSAGSEVRAVPVADAWLVAGINDRAQLSDTAAKLNAVIVRGWQLAGVTVQDPATTWIDLKATLASDVTVLPGTQILGSTTVATGAIIGPDSTLLDCEIGEGATVKRSDATLAVIGAGATVGPFSYLRPGTWLGADGKIGTFVETKNAVIGEGSKVPHLSYVGDATIGVHSNIGAGTIFANYDGVNKNPSVIGSHVRTGSHNVFVAPIRIGDGAYTGAGTVVRKDVPAGALSINVAPQRNMVGWVETNRPGTDAATAASQSGD
- a CDS encoding methionine ABC transporter ATP-binding protein; translation: MSVPTPLVELKNVSKVYPATVKGAPLVTAIDDVSLRIDAGDVYGIIGYSGAGKSTLVRLVNVLERSTAGQILIDGRDVAGLPERELRPVRLGIGMIFQQFNLLNSRSVARNVEYPLEVAGRDKAARTARVAEMLDFVGLGDKAGAYPDQLSGGQKQRVGIARALATSPALLLADEATSALDPETTHEVLELLKRVNQEFGVTIIVITHEMDVIQTLATKVAVMDQGRIIERGDVFDVFSNPQQAASARFVSTVVKGVPSAAELAVLRARHTGRIVTLAFRTDAVDQTRVFGELSRDGVGFQVVYGGINEIQGRPFGHLTLALTGDDATIDSALDRVRALTTVTEVR
- a CDS encoding MetQ/NlpA family ABC transporter substrate-binding protein, which produces MKKNSATRGILSVLAIGASLTLLAGCAGAAGGGDDETVKIGVVGASDPYWADYTEAAAAEGITVEIVDFAEYNQPNPALTNGDIDLNQFQHLAFLADYNVSAGEDLTPIGATAIYPLGLYSSKVTDVTDIKKGDTVAVPNDSSNLGRALLLLQSADLITLKDGGTIFSTLDDVDTDASKVTVTALEPSLTATSLPDVAAAVVNNDFVEKAGLSFDDALVKDDPSDDTALPYVNVFAARAEDKDNETYTKLVEIYQNTKAVTDGVLEVSGGSAVLATTPAADLQSTLATVEKDTAAQK